The window gccAGTTAAACAggccagaaaaaaaatgatttttttgtgtatGGACAACCTGGCTTGCTCTGGGCCCCGGCTTTTCACATTTGCTCCCCGCCTGCAGTCGAACAACTAAAGCAACTGAGTAGGGagctattattttttttatatttcatgtaCAAGCACTTTTAAGACTTCAGAAACATTGACTATGCTTCAACACTAAGAAACAAGGTATTTGCAGTAACtccaacacacaaaacaatacacattgtcatgtcccgccgtgtctgatccgtgtctgtctgttcacagtgtctaGTCTTGtcgggcacttcctgttttattgtgaaaccctaactctcctctcgtttcagactCTGACCTCCTGATGtgcttcccgcctgtctgattgtctgccctgccctgattgtctccacctgttcattgttacctcatgtatatatagtccgcgtctcccttcgtcttgtgccagattgtcttgtacgtctTGTGCTCCCTGTATCTCAGTATATCAGTCCTGCTAAAAGTACCATAGTTCTCTATTGTTGTTTTGATTACCTTAGCGTCCTTAGTTTTCCTTTTTGAAATCCTTAGCGTTTTTTGTTCCTGCCTCTGACACTACCTCTGAGCCCTGAGTTTGCCTGtattgcctttttgttttttgtaaataaatcagcccTCGTGCTGGCcttttgttggaactgtgtttggtctcctgcttttgagtcctgactccttcGAGCCCCTGGGCCTTTTCACACATAATTTCGTGTTTTCACTTTAGTTGAAGGCTGTGTGCTTGTCTTTAGGATCAGTGTCCTATATATcctaaaatcattaaaatgatttttcacCTTTCTTAAGCTTGAGCCTTAGGGCTTCAAACTGGCAAACCAAAATATCATTCTCTTCTATACTCGTACATAAAGTTtctgttattgtcaacaaaaccCATTAAAGACTGAAACCAACAACTTTCCAGCTTCCCTGTCCTGTCTGAGCCTGTTGGCTCCTACTGAAGACacttaaaaaatagaaacaagcTCTGCAACAAGCTATCACATCAAATCACACACGGTGGACATACTGTATCATGGCCTTGTAAAGCTAACACAGCTAACATGTTAGCTCATCAGCGCCTGGTCAGCTCAGCTGAGGCAGCGTTATCAGTCATTTTGAGTTATATTTTGAGTGACCTAATGAATGTAAGTCAGTTTCACGGCCACTACAAGAAATATTTatgctctttagctgctaaacgctgctatatgttcaccagctagttgctaactgtgtctgtccgctgtctggtgctgagcaggtagtgtacagtggctttttagagttttttctcctaaaacagctgccagctgctgttaGAAATCACATTGATGTGAGCACCGATGCTGAACCTAAACTGTTGAGTTGCAGGTCATAAAACCCAAACACATTAAGATGCTAATACACCATAGCTCTAAAGGGAGGTGAGTTCATAATATTAAAACAGCTCACCaatatatagtttcatttttaaaaatggctcAGGAATTTCCTtaaacagctggtcactgtagCTCCtaacaaacattactcaaacaggagaaaactgtccatttgttggggactatttttagaggcggatgaatccacatttggacTATTTTGGGCAGCAGGACGGTGAAATCCTGTCGGAGGAGTCGTGGTTGGTTTGAGTCTCATCATGACATTTGTTGATGATCAAAAAAATATTGAGTTCATGTCTCTTAAAGCAGCAAAGGTCTGTGAGATACAGAGTGATGAAGGCCAGACTAAGGCCTGGATCACCTCACACCTCACCACCActtccttcccctcttcctccctcctcccagcCCCCCATCAGGGCTCGGTATTGATCAGTGTGGCCACAGGAGTGGGAGAGGGAGCTCCTTTGTTTCAATACTACCATGACCTCTGAACTCTGACCCCCGCTCAACCACCCTCCTACCTCCCTCCCCTCCGCCTCATTTGCACACGACCTCCCATTGTTGCTATGGCAACGGCGACCTCCGACCTCTCCTGGGCACCTACATCTGTTATCAATTAAATGGATAAGATCCTTTCCTCTTGCGGATACTACATTTATGTTTGGGAGAAAAGAGGGAACATGTGAATGCAATCAAACCTACACAGCGGATACTTAAAGACAGGAAGTTGTGGGATTATTTCTATCATTGCCCACCATGATTAATGAAGTTCAACTTAATAAGATGCTATCTCACATTAGTAACGGCCTATGGTCTGCAAATCAAACTCCTTTTCCTCTTAATTGCAACACTGAAGTTTTGGAACCagtaagaaagagaaaagaaggaacaTCTGAATGTGATCAAATCCAGCAGGTATTTAAAGACAGGAAGATCAATTTAATAGCCTTACTGGATCTTAATTACCCAAAAAAgcttcaaagacaaacagcaattGCAGATAAATTACAGTTTTCTCCAGGATCACTCATTTATGTGTTCGTTTGTATtctttgagtttgtgtttggtaTCAAAGAGATGAACTTTGAACTGATGAAGCTACACTGCGGCCGGTACAGAAGCCAAGAAATGGAGCGTTGGGGGTTGGAGAGTCCTGACGAGATCAAACAATCTATTGATCCagctcagcctgctgctccacaAAGATCCAGCATCTAGTCAGCAAAATTCTCTGACAGAGTTCTTCTTAGCTCTACACCCAACTTTCATCAACAAGAGATAAACTGGCATCACTTGTAAAAGAGCAAAGACCTCCCTCTTATGAAGTCATTTTTGTCTATACTTTCAGTCcttaaaatcaatcaaaaacagCTGCTATAGCACAAGGCATGCAAATCTACTTAAACCTTACACTTTTGCACTTGCCCTCTTCAATTTACTGTGTCCTTTTAAAGTCACAATGAAATTAAAAGCAACAATTTCAACTTTTCAGTTACTAATCGCTCCTCTTTCAATCAAAGTAACCAAATCACTTACAACATTTCTCCTGCATCTTCAAGAAAGCCACTTCATGCTGTCTTCTTCACAGACTTGCTAGTTTTAGCACATTCTTTAGGAGGCTGCGTAATGCCaatacaacagcagcaacagtatCATTCAAGAGACCCATCAAAGCACTTTGTTGAGTAAAATGTGCAGCTGTACACAGTAAGTAACAGAATGGAAATATGACGCAGTGGTAAATATCTTGTATTTCTTATGTTACAATTTGACAGAATTTATTTTCTGACTCAAAGTATGTGGCTCTTAAGATTATGAACTTTGGAGCATTTTTAAGTAACCTCTGCCTTCACTGTAACATCCTGTTTCTAATGAAAAGATGCCACATTCAAGAAGCAAAATGTTGTTTCTCATGTATGTAAGGCAAACGTAGAGGAAAAGTTTTACATTTAGAGAAATACAGaagaagattgacaccactgtCTTCTCTATATGGCACTTGAGTCAGGTCCTGGCTATAGTAAGGTCTCCAGAACCTGTCTTTACCAGCTGTATCTGGCAACCGGCTGTAACTGGAGACTCTGCATAGAGGTGCTCGGCAGATATCTGAACTGTTGGTGATCAAGACAAAGTTCCAGAATACAACTCACCCTCAAGGGAGAAACTGTGAAGTTTAAATTTCTATTtatgtacagattaaacaaagagaCATACCACGTTAactagtgagctttagagatggCACCAGGCACATTATGGCATTttcagagccaggctagcctctgctgcagccagaggTGCTACACAGACATgtgaggtggatggatgaaCTGTCAAGAAActgttccatcacatctgtagttcacataaatcacaaactgtaacattttcaattcaaaaacaagcacaacaaCATGTTCGTGGGTCAGCTGCAGAGGTGATGGACAGTACCAGGCTAGCTTTTGACCCATGCTTGTAATCTAAAGATAGGTTCTATATTGACTCCAGATCTGCATTTTACACAGACATGAGATAAGCAATTTTCTCACTTTACTCccagaaagaaagtgaataagtgtatttcttagaatgttgaactgttccATGCACGTGGATGTCCTCACTCTGGACTGACCTGTCACCCTTGGAGCGTCGTTTCTGGGCGCTCTTTGGACGTCTCTCGCTGCCCAGACATGGTGCTCCATTGGGCCCAGTAACCTGGACGGACTCCAGCCCTTTAGACGATTTCTTAAAGGTGAACTCGACGGCCTCACCTTCTCTGAGGCTGCGGAAGCCCTCCATGTGCAGTTTGCTCTGTTATGGAGAGAGAATGAGGTTCATGGGGTTTGAGCAGTTGCCACAGAATGCCACAGATGGTGGTATCAAAAAGCTTAATGTGGGATTCTTGAGAGCTTTTTGAGAGCTAACATCAAAAAGTTTTCAGGCCTGTGACTTTACATTTTGGTTCATTCTCACCGCTCCTATAGTGTAATAttcacctgcagcaggcagctattTTCACAGAGAAAGCTCTAAAACCCCACTGTGAacgacctgctcagcaccacacagcagagacacaaagtTAGAGACCAGCTGATAAACATAGTGAAGCATTTGGCAGATTaagaaccagatatttccctctgaaggTGGTAGAGAGCAAAAATGGAGCTGAAAGACAGTGAATGTTGAACTTACATTCAAGTACATCTGCAGATAAATGATAATGTCGCTCCACAACTGCTGGATATGTATCCAAGCAACTGTTTGCTCACCATATCAGATATGTCAAGTTGGCaaacaatgtcttttttttgcagttatttggGCAGTTTCTGACAAGATAAATACAGGTGTTGAGATGGTAAAGTTACTAGAAGGGAGTATTACTAAACTTTAAATGCACCATTTCCAGTGTTGGTCCTTACAAGACAAAGGTGCAGCTTACTTGAACACTGACTGCACACGTGAGACAAACTCCATAAACGCTGCAGAAATGGGAAGGTGTAGCCACTCTGTCAGGGAATCCTCAGTGCTCTCATAAAAATCCAATCCTGTTGACAGCCCTGTTAAAACATCAATGCTTTCAaacacccctcctcccctcctgtgTCTCCAACCAAACCTCCAAAGCATTCCTCATCCCACCCCCCACCCGCTCTGCTTCCTCAGCACCACCACCTACATGCAGCCACAAACTCCAAAATGAGTCCATCTGGTCAAATCTCCAGATGACCATTGCACTGGAGGATGCTGGGAAATGACACACAGGAGGAGTGCATTCCTGGGATAGCTACCAGAGGAAGTGGCAGGAATGTATGCATCCTCCGTCACCAAGTAGTCCACTATACCACTGATCTTTCACTAACTGGATTTCCAATTGTGGTGGTAAATAAAAGGAGGGATGAGCTACCTCACAGTGAACATggcaaaaaccaaacaaacagtcaCTACTGATATCTTACAGTGACAAAAtagaacaataaaatatactttgTCTTGGTTAAACTCAACGAGACAATACTGCACTGCACATCCCACGAGTCACATGGAAATCAATCAAAGTGAGCAGTAGGATGGTGGCAGAGAGAGCTCAAAGCTTTGCAGTTtaagaaaacagaagcaaattGGGCTTAATTGTCAGATTGGGAAGTCAGTCAGCTCAGTGTAGAaatttatattattacataatgattttatgttttttttctttttaaccccttaacgccgacTGTCacaaatttgcatcataccactttaatccacattgcagctgaatcctgcatgcattcctctaacgccggtttgtgcatattcaacacacacctaggaaccttttgcaagcactggtttctcatcgGACCGGTCgaagtgaaaactacatccgttgtgttgtttttacaatgtaatggttgtaagcaattttttggcttttatgatgcacatttatgaattttgaaaatagGTATgtttatgcaaattagcgacaacaggcgttaatgcttaaatacaagcattaacgcctgttgtcgctaatttgcatcatacctaaatttagATCTATTGTATGTGTTGCGGCCTGGAAATAATCAAAGCATATATGTTAGGGAAGCAGACTAAGTAGGGCAGTATAATagtacacatttttatttaattctctgcTTGTCTTCATTATTTCCATGTATTATTTTGCCTTCactcatttttttatttacgcagagatagagacagacacagagtacGATGCTTGTGAAGCAGTACGTCATCAGTTTgcgcagtgtgtctgtgtgcgaaaaaaaaaagaaaaatgtaacaTGAATGTGTGGTTGCCTTGTGAAACCCGGCTGCTCCGACAAacttatcaaaaaaaaaaaataagcatcACCGGGAAGAATAAAGTTGCCGAACAGAAGACCGAGTCCTGTCGTTCTGAGGGTGCAAcatatgtgctacagaaaaatttacaaactcctcttaatttaggatcaatttgaaagcaaaaacacttataattattttttttaaataattctaaataaattcaggcgtcaaggggttaacaaacaaaaaaggccAAGAAATTAAGTTTTGTTGGCTAGTTTGGCATAAACAGAAGAACTGAATAGTAACATGAGTGGTGTTaaagtgaaaattaaatttactttttttttgctgtacaTATAATCCTGCCTGGTCTCACTAAACAGCATATTAATAACATGCTAATGTCTTAAGTCATTCAtcacaatgtatttttttgctttccACTCATCATTTATCACCATCCACTGTAAGCTTTTCGCAGGTCATTTTAGGCATGAAtgtcatagaaaaaaaaactcaggtGACACAGTATAAAGAGCCACAAAGCCTGTATATGGAGATATGAAGGAAGtaggggtggatggatgggtcaaactaacacaggactttcacccaggagaccactGTTCATTAATGTGAACCTACATCCATAGTTAATCAACGTATCGTATGTCACGTAAATTACATTACGTAAATTAAGTTTACTCATTTCAAGCCAAACAATGGTCTTTTCCTAAAGCAAACCGagcagttttggtgcctaaaccgaACCAAACAGAGAGCATTTCACCACCAGTTAACCACCTATACGTTATTattgtcaccatgacaacaaaggtcCCCTGACTATGACGACAAACAACGAAGGTCACCTGACTTCATCATTTAGTGCACATCCAAAACTCCTAAAATGACATCCGAAACGTTTAAAGGGCCCCATGAGGTCACGTTGTATAATCACATATTCTCGCTAACATATGATgttattacaggtgatttttTCCAACAGTCCACATTTTGCGTGTAAAAACAGATCTTTTCTCCTCAGTGATATAATATCCAGGACTCTGGAGGTCAAGTAATCCTGATCGAGCTCTCTTTCCTTCAGTGACTCTCTCGTAGGTCCATGAACGTGCTCCTGGTGAATGTCTAGTGACTCCCTGTCCATCCAGAGCTGCTCATACCCGGTCAGCTTTACTGTGCAGCCATGTGGTCCGACACAATAAAGCTACGAGGCCACACCTCATACAGGTGTTAGACCGCTGTAGGGGCTCAGTATGCTTCAGACAAAGAGCTTGCTGAAGCACTTCCTGAAACCCTACTGTTCCTGTTTTTCACGTGTGAAGGGATGCAGGGTTTGAATTCTCTCAagatctttttttattcttcacacAACTACTGCCCATCACTTTTTAACGTCAACAACCGAATGCAACACCATGAGTGCTTTGAGAGGAAAGTGTGCAGCgttactgctgtttgtgtgaatctTCTTGGAGAAGACTGGTATGCCTGTTTGAAGCAGTCAGGGGCAGATTATGATGGCAGGCTTTTCAGCACCTTTCCAAACAGGTCTAAACATTTTGCCTTTAGATGTGgttaaacaacacattttgaaacctgttttgaagcatactgagacCTTAAACTTAAGTCCTTCTGTATTGCATCATTTTCTACCAGGCCTTTcaaatgtgctgcatttcacaTTTGTCTCCCAAATTAATTTCTAACAATATTTAATTGGTCATTAGAACAAAACACACTACAATCTCCCACATGATCAAACCTCTGCAGGCCAAAACAAGCATGGACAAGGCTTTAATCCCCTCACCTTCATCAGATGATTTACAGCAACACAGGGGCAGGTAACCCGAGAAGAGGTCTCTGCCAAAAGGCTCCACATGGGAGGTGGGACTGAGACTCGGGGTTGGTGGGCTCCCTGATGCTTTAATGACTTCATAACAGGAAGCAGGGCTGGATGGGGAGAGGAATGAgccttgttttctctgcttaAACCTCTAACCCcttttaaatagaaatgtttgagcTCTAAACCCCCCCTCCACACCTTTGAGGTTCCACAGCAAATATCTGCGAGGCGAAGTGAGTGGGGGGAGTGGCAGGGCAGACTCGGGCATGGTCGACTTTAAGATGTGTTAATCTTCAGGTAattttacacagaaacacatcaggagCGCTAATGCCTGACTTTACTCCAGAGAGCTTTGCCTGGTCTATAAactgaaagacacagaaatgtttaaCACACTGAAAGCACTTCATCTTCACACATGAGAAGATGGAACCACAGATGTTTGCAAGAACCAGAAGTGAAAGCATGCGTTCAGTGTGCGAACGCGCCACATCGGAGCTGAGGATCCTCAAGTCAAATGGCATTTTAATGGCATTGTAACCTTCTTTCTCCAAAGGGTTCACTGAATGTAAGCCTTTTCTTTGCAGTATCTGCTGCATCACTTTTACAGGGACACCAAACAGAAGCCAGGGTTTTCAGATATTCAGAGAGTCTGATGAATGCACAGGAAGGTGTGTTATCTATGCAGCTTGATTACCAGAAAATGTTACAAACACCAGCTTTGCTTTGTGTCATTGGTGTATCTGTGATGCTCCTCTATAGGCTGGACTGATCTAagaatcagtgtttttctccttgtCAAAGTCACACCGGGGAGCATCGAACCTCTAATTACACAGTCCAATCTGtcatcatttacatttaacaGTTTATGGGTAAACATTTGTCAATAAACAGCCTCTCCCTTCACATGGAGGGAGTGTTTGAAGGTGTTCACAtgcagtgtatatatatagttaataagatatatgtgtgtgcagctaaTACTGCTGTGCACATGTATATGTTGCGCATTGTTAATAGAAAGTATTCACATCCACCATATGACCGGTAGCAGCTTCCTATCACCCCCAGCGGGGGTATTAAACCGGCCTGGGGCCTCTGAGGGGGCAGCAGCGTCTCACCTGGTGGACGAACACGTCGAGCGGCTCCTGCAGAGCAGCTCCGTCCCTGCTGCTCATGGAGAGGAAGCCGAAGCCCATCCGCACGTTGAACCACTTGCAGACTCCGCTGCCCCGGGACAgagccgcctcctcctcctcgtcctcctcctcgcccCGCGCTCGGCCCCCTGCACAAGAGACAGAGGCCCGGTGGTCAGAGCGGAGTGGATCCCGCAGGGACCGGCTGATGAGCTCGGTCAGGGCCCGAGCGAGAGCTGCTCACGTTTATTTAAGAGAtcacaacacaaaaactcacaGTTTTCATGAGCaagtcaataaaacacacagtcaataAAATGGATGCAGCGGTTTCATGAGCAAATAATGCGCCGATTATTTTCAACTCATTGTTCAGTGTATAAAAACTACAATTTCCCAAAGCCCAAATGTCTTGTgagcttttattctctctgatCAGAAGAACATGCTAAACGcgaacaaaactaaaacaaaacaaaaactaatcCGACCATCCCATAATAATTAAtcaactgtttttattgatgattAGAATAAAATCACGGATTTATTCGCTGTTTCTAATCTAATACgatatttgattcatttatATACAATTATCaatatattattattgcatATATTCTCACTATTTTCTACAACAGTTTAAGACAGttttataatttaaaataaatagatgTAGGCGCACTCCAGCAGGCCCACAGCAAACTGTTTGTACCTGTGAAGCTCTGAGTGGAGGCTGAGCCCATCCCGCCGCTCTCTGGTGCTACTCCCCGGCGTTAAAGTGCACCGAGCTGCCTCCAGCCCCTCACACATCCATCCTACCTCCACACCAACCCCCCCAGACACCAAGAGACAACCACCCAGCCCCTCAGAGAGGAAAGTAAACACAAAGcgagaagaagaaaagccagCCAACCCTGCAGCCTCTCTTCTAGTCAGCTTCATGCCCTCTTTCACAGCAAAGAGGCTCCTCATACCTTCTGCCATGGTGGGAGGTGTCCACGGCCTCCTGCAGGAACGGCTCCGGCCCACCACCTATCAGATGGAGTGAGGTGGGTGCATGCTGCTCATCCGTGCACCTTCTCTCTGTCCGTGTGCGTGTTTGTAATCCAGGAGAAAGAGTGTCTTCTCCCTGCAGAACCCCACTGACCCTCCTACCTCTGGTAACCCCCACCACACACTCATAgagcggcacacacacacacacatacacacacacaacagcacttCGGTCAAGTCCACGTGATTTCCAATAGCAGATAAATCACACATGTCCAATCAGATATGGagccaaaacaacagacaaagtGACCAATCAGGGCTTTGGACGATGCAGCATCAGCGTTGCACCCAAGGG of the Chelmon rostratus isolate fCheRos1 chromosome 16, fCheRos1.pri, whole genome shotgun sequence genome contains:
- the LOC121620066 gene encoding protein lin-28 homolog A-like, which produces MGSASTQSFTGGRARGEEEDEEEEAALSRGSGVCKWFNVRMGFGFLSMSSRDGAALQEPLDVFVHQSKLHMEGFRSLREGEAVEFTFKKSSKGLESVQVTGPNGAPCLGSERRPKSAQKRRSKGDRCYNCGGPGHHAKECQLPPQPKKCHFCQSVSHMVANCPVKAQQHQQQHSSPAASQRDEEEEQSRATPL